The following coding sequences are from one Alosa alosa isolate M-15738 ecotype Scorff River chromosome 3, AALO_Geno_1.1, whole genome shotgun sequence window:
- the LOC125292142 gene encoding trans-1,2-dihydrobenzene-1,2-diol dehydrogenase-like isoform X1, translated as MATRWGICSAGKISHDFTVALKTLPSKEHQVVAVAARDLMHAQAFATKHSIPRAYGSYEELAKDSEIDVVYVGTIHPHHLSAGRLFMNAHKNVLIEKPLAMNAGEASELISTAKRNKVFMMEMFCKALWTRFFPVSVEIRQRLAQGEVGEVQLVRADLGAPLTHIPRLAERDLGGGAVLDLGVYCLQFVLMVFNGEKPESVHASGFNLDTGVDGTMVIVLKFSGNRMAVCTCSITMMLTNDAVIVGSKGTIKVPDHMWCPTTLEVNGEVSKHPLPEPPMPLNFINSTGLRYEAQEVRQCLLQGFKECPVMSWSDSSLLAEVIDEARREVI; from the exons ATGGCCACCCGTTGGGGCATCTGCAGCGCTGGGAAGATTAGTCATGACTTCACAGTGGCATTAAAGACCTTGCCTTCCAAGGAACATCAG GTGGTTGCTGTAGCTGCTCGAGACCTGATGCACGCTCAGGCATTTGCAACAAAGCATAGCATCCCACGAGCCTACGGAAGTTATGAAGAGCTAGCCAAAGATTCAGAAATTG ATGTAGTCTATGTGGGCACTATCCACCCTCACCACTTGAGTGCGGGCAGGCTCTTCATGAACGCCCACAAGAACGTTCTGATTGAGAAGCCCCTGGCTATGAACGCAGGAGAGGCGTCAGAGTTGATTTCCACAGCCAAGAGGAACAAAGTCTTCATGATGGAA ATGTTTTGTAAG GCCCTGTGGACGCGGTTCTTTCCTGTGTCGGTGGAGATCCGTCAGCGTCTGGCccagggggaggtgggggaggtgcAGCTGGTGCGGGCTGACCTGGGcgcccccctcacacacatcccTCGCCTGGCAGAGAGAGACCTGGGTGGAGGGGCCGTCCTGGATCTGGGAGTCTACTGCCTGCAGTTTGTCCTCATGGTGTTCAATGGGGAGAAGCCAGAGTCTGTGCATGCGAGTGGATTCAATCTGGATACAG GAGTTGATGGAACCATGGTGATAGTTCTGAAGTTTTCTGGAAACAGGATGGCTGTGTGTACTTGCTCCATTACAATGATGCTGACCAATGATGCCGTCATAGTTGGGTCCAAGGGTACCATCAAA GTGCCAGACCACATGTGGTGCCCAACCACGCTGGAGGTAAATGGGGAAGTGAGCAAGCATCCACTCCCAGAGCCCCCAATGCCTCTGAACTTCATCAACAGCACTGGTCTGCGCTATGAGGCCCAGGAAGTGCGCCAGTGCCTGCTTCAAG
- the LOC125292142 gene encoding trans-1,2-dihydrobenzene-1,2-diol dehydrogenase-like isoform X2 yields MATRWGICSAGKISHDFTVALKTLPSKEHQVVAVAARDLMHAQAFATKHSIPRAYGSYEELAKDSEIDVVYVGTIHPHHLSAGRLFMNAHKNVLIEKPLAMNAGEASELISTAKRNKVFMMEALWTRFFPVSVEIRQRLAQGEVGEVQLVRADLGAPLTHIPRLAERDLGGGAVLDLGVYCLQFVLMVFNGEKPESVHASGFNLDTGVDGTMVIVLKFSGNRMAVCTCSITMMLTNDAVIVGSKGTIKVPDHMWCPTTLEVNGEVSKHPLPEPPMPLNFINSTGLRYEAQEVRQCLLQGFKECPVMSWSDSSLLAEVIDEARREVI; encoded by the exons ATGGCCACCCGTTGGGGCATCTGCAGCGCTGGGAAGATTAGTCATGACTTCACAGTGGCATTAAAGACCTTGCCTTCCAAGGAACATCAG GTGGTTGCTGTAGCTGCTCGAGACCTGATGCACGCTCAGGCATTTGCAACAAAGCATAGCATCCCACGAGCCTACGGAAGTTATGAAGAGCTAGCCAAAGATTCAGAAATTG ATGTAGTCTATGTGGGCACTATCCACCCTCACCACTTGAGTGCGGGCAGGCTCTTCATGAACGCCCACAAGAACGTTCTGATTGAGAAGCCCCTGGCTATGAACGCAGGAGAGGCGTCAGAGTTGATTTCCACAGCCAAGAGGAACAAAGTCTTCATGATGGAA GCCCTGTGGACGCGGTTCTTTCCTGTGTCGGTGGAGATCCGTCAGCGTCTGGCccagggggaggtgggggaggtgcAGCTGGTGCGGGCTGACCTGGGcgcccccctcacacacatcccTCGCCTGGCAGAGAGAGACCTGGGTGGAGGGGCCGTCCTGGATCTGGGAGTCTACTGCCTGCAGTTTGTCCTCATGGTGTTCAATGGGGAGAAGCCAGAGTCTGTGCATGCGAGTGGATTCAATCTGGATACAG GAGTTGATGGAACCATGGTGATAGTTCTGAAGTTTTCTGGAAACAGGATGGCTGTGTGTACTTGCTCCATTACAATGATGCTGACCAATGATGCCGTCATAGTTGGGTCCAAGGGTACCATCAAA GTGCCAGACCACATGTGGTGCCCAACCACGCTGGAGGTAAATGGGGAAGTGAGCAAGCATCCACTCCCAGAGCCCCCAATGCCTCTGAACTTCATCAACAGCACTGGTCTGCGCTATGAGGCCCAGGAAGTGCGCCAGTGCCTGCTTCAAG